Below is a genomic region from Osmerus mordax isolate fOsmMor3 chromosome 22, fOsmMor3.pri, whole genome shotgun sequence.
acactcaaacacactcatgtacacacacgcacacacacgcacactcacgcacacaaatcCCAACACAGAATggcttaaaaaaagaagaataaaTAGGTGAGTgacaaaatgaaaaaaagtaTGAGTAGAAATCTTGGAAAGTCTCAATGGAGACGTAGAGGACCTGTCCACTGACAGAGAAGATTACTGTCGAAAGAACAAGATGCAGAGGGCAGACtgaagtggagagggggaggaggaggagagagggaggaggagagaggaggagacaggggaggagagagggaggagagaggaggagacaggggaggagagagggaggaggagagaggaggagacaggggaggagagagggaggaggagagaggaggaggagacaggggaggagagagggaggaggaggagagaggggaggaggagagggtgtgtagggggggggagtttgTGGGGGACAAACCAAGGTGAAACTTTGATGATGCTAAATTTGGCGAAAGGAGGATagacttgctgtgtgtgtgtgagacagagacttGCTGAATCGGCCACGGTTCCAGTTTCATGCCTCTGAGTTTGACAGCAGgacaagggaaggagagagagaaatcaagaGAAGAGAAAGTCCCCAGCCAGCAATGTCCCTCCAGGGCACAGggacggagggacggagggatggagggatggagggatggagggggtgatTTGCATAGTGAGACTGTAccctattatgtgtgtgtgtggatatgtgtgtgtgtgtgtgtgaatgtttgtatgtggatatgtgtgtgtgtggtttgcaaAACCAAACCCCACATGCACATATGTAAATGTCTTGTGGCTCCCTCTTGACCCTccggtgatggtgtgtgtgtgtgtgtgtgtgagtgtgtgtatgtgcgtgtgtgtgttaccccagATCCCgtgcagagagatggggggagaaacTCCTAATACAATCACTGCAAATCTCTctgacaaggacacacacactcacacacacacacactcacccttctctctcacacacggctGTTTCTTACCTCAAAGTCGTTGGCCTTGTTGTAGTGCATGTTCAGCGCCCGGTAGAGCTCGCTCTCCCGGCCCACGCCCAGATCCTCCACGCCCGCCACACCCTCGTTGATGGCCTGACGGGCAAACTTCTCCATCTGGATGTAGTAGAACTCTCTGAAGTTACTGAACCACTTGATGAGCTGGGAGGTGATGCAGCGATTAAACtgtggagagaaaaggggggggggggggggaagggggggtgtacAGAGAAGGAAATTGGAAGAAGGGGAACAgggttttggatgaaataaaAAAGCCTTAATTCAATTTAATAATTAATAAATTCAAagcaaatgaaaaaaaacatcacatCACAAAAAAACATGTCCAGTTTTTCAATTGTTGGATTTGTATTTCATTAACTGACTGCATAAAtagaatacatttgtatttattttaatggACTCCAAACCcaggtttgtatgtgtgtgttgctatgtgtgtgtgtgtgtgttctttgtaaCATGACaggcgagagacagaaagggcagCGAGACCAGTAAGGACACAGTTAATTACTGCTGACGGATAATTTAGCAGAAAAGACGAGGAGGTACGcggaacacacattcacatctacacacacacacgcacgcacacacacacacacagttcaagcATGTATTTAACCTCTGCAGGATGAGACTACACACACTCTGTGCCCTAACAGCTGAGAGGGGCCTCTCATTAtacaggaggagaagcagggaggggaacagagggaaCCAGGCAAAACAGAAGAGGAacgaagagagagcaggaactAACTGATCTCTTCATTCCCTCTGGTAGGACTGGGAGATATGGCCCACTGAATGGACTCCAACTGGcctgggtgtggggtgtgtgagggtgggtgagtgtgtgtgtgagagagagagagacagagagagagagaaagaaagagagagagagagagagagagagagagagagagagagagagagagagaaagaaagagagagagagagagagagagagagaggagagagaggagagagagagagagagagagagaggagagagagagaagaagagagagagagagagagagagagaaagagagagagagagagagagagagagaggagagaggagagagagaaagagagagagagagagagagagagagagagagagagagagtgtgtttatcTCAGCCTGTGTATCCATGAGGAGGCCTTTCCTTTTCATTCTTGCCCGTAGGAGACAAaacgttgctgtgtgtgttcagtgatgtgtgtgtgtgtgttcagtgaagAGGAAAACGGCTTTGACATGGAGATTAGGCTTGGTATTGTTACGAGACATTGTCTCGGAGGGGcaaaggatgagagagggagagacaggtttctagagggagagagagggagcagggtatGGGAGAGaggtttggagagagagagagggagcaggagaagagagagatggggcagagacagacggaggtggacaaaggggggtggagagagaatgaaattTAGGTATTTTGCAGGACTGGTCAGaaagtgaaatgtgtgtgtgtgtgtaagggagggAACTGAGATTTAGAATGTTTAGGTAGGACAGGAAACAAGAAAGGAGACACAAAAGAGCAATTATTGGAGGGCAGCACCACCCCTATCAGCACCACCATCCTAACACCACCCCTATCAGCACCAGCATCCTAACACCACCCCTATCAGCACCACCATCCTAACACCACCCCTATCAGCACCAGCATCCTAACACCACCCTATCAGCACCACCATCCTAACACCACCCCTATCAGCACCACCATCCTAACACCACCCCTATCAGCACCAACATCCTAACACCACCCCTATCAGCACCACCATCCTAACACCACCCCCTATCAGCACCACCATCCTAACACCACCCCTatccagcaccaccatcctaaCACCACCCCTATCAGCACCACCATCCTAACACCACCCCTATCAGCACCACCATCCTAACACCACCCCTATCAGCACCACCATCCTAATACCACCCCTCAATCAGCACCACCAGTGAAGGAATGAGACAGAACAAAAGATggaaagaggaaaggaaagtGGTAGGGCAAAGCGCTGAGCAGGGGGGAATGCCACTGGGTGTTTGTGGTGAGaagaaggcagagaggagggggaggaggggaggaggggagaagggtacAGTGTCAGGGAGCCCCCAGGGCCCTCAGGGCAAGACGACAGGCCCAACACGCATCCTTAAAGAATCTGTCGACCACAACAGGATTTTCAGGCATTTGTGCCATAAGTGTTCTTTGTGACGTGAGTTTCTGCAGGGCATCTGGACGTTTGGTTTGACCTGTCCTGTCTTGGGTCTTACATGTTTCTGAGCATTTTGTTCATTGTCTTTTGCATTCcataaatacagaccgttcAGATTGTATCTTTTTATCCTTTAACATTCTCAGTTTGGAAATTGATCTGCCTTTTTAAATATGAATGACCCGACAAAACCCACTGAAATCCTATGTTAGACAGGCATGCTAAAGACGATATGTCTAAATCACTCATTTGCCATGTTCTCAAAGACATAGGATACATTtctaactgagtgtgtgtgagtgtgtgagtgtgtgtgtgtgtgtgtgtgtgggggggggaagtcAAGACAAGGAGGAGTCGGGGCTAACAAGGATCTAATTAATCTCAACTCCTGAACAGTAACAAGTCCTAACGAGGTCTTGATTgttgtgtctgtctcactcaaGACGAGACGTGGAACATCTCAGCCCATAAGATCGTCTGGTCAAAAGGCAAGGGCTTTCACTGCTCAATTAGACTGTGTgcgtgttagagagagagataatgtatgtgtgtgtgtgtgttagagagagagagataatgtgtgtgtgtgtgtgttcatctgtgtCTAACAGTTGTCTGCTCAACCCACTTCCCACAGTACAGATTCTGGGTCTTAAAACAGCCCATTCACAGGACCTCTGTCTCAATTCAACTCCAATTAACTAGTAATTTATGCCTAATTCCCCTACACACAAACCAGCTCACCCTCCCAAACACATGGTCCTTATTGTTTCtgtgtagaggggaggggggaggaggaggggggtgtctgggaggggaggagggggggggctatgACCCGTATTTGGGAGATGGTAATAACTTGGGAAATTAATgaaacatgaataaataaaatgtacaaaaggacacacacataccaacaaacacacacacaaactaacacacacacataccaacaaacacacacacaaactaacacacacacacaacattgcgACAGGTTGGTTTGGGTCCTCCAGGGTTTCTCTGCAGCAAAGGAAAAGAACAATCCTCACAAATGGGATTTAGGATTAGGCCGGATTAATTTTGATTAAATATAATCTAGTAATCTATGCAAAGAATCGCTCTGGTTCTTGTGGGATTAATTGTGATTAGATCTCAATTAGAAGTAAAGTCTAAAACTGATAATCATGTAACAACATGAtcttaatattgtgtgtgtaaaatagagAGAGTACAGTTTCCATACATTAGGCCAAGAATATTGTACTTAGAAGAATACACGGACGATGTGATGCACCCAAAACAAAAAGTTGCATGAACGTTGTCtttgaaaataatttaaaaagatCAAATGTAATTTAACTGAAGGAGAATTTAAATATGGAGGATTAGCACAACCAAGTCGAGGGAAGTTTGATAAATCAGAGAGGGGACACACCCAGGACCGTACGGAGCAAGGCAGggaagaggcagggtggaggcagggtggagtcagagcggaggcagggtggaggcagggtggaggcagggtggaggcagggtggaggcagggaggaggcagggtggagtcagagcggaggcagggtggaggcagggtggaggcagggcggaagcagggaggaggcagggcggaggcagggtggaggcagggcggaggcagggtggaggcagggaggaggcagggcggaggcagggtggagtcagagcggaggcagggtggaggcagggcggaggcagggtggagtcagagcggaggcagggtggaggcagggcggAGGCAGggcggaggcagggtggaggcagggaggaggcagggcggTGTGTTGGTAGTGTGTTGACGCACCGCGCGTTGTGTAACCCTGTGATGTCACTAGCCATCTTCCTGAGGCCTGTGCGCAGGTACGCTCGCTTAGCAACCCGCTGTCCGGGGCAACACTCCTCGGGTGGGGAGCCGTGGCGAAGGATGCGACATCGCCGCGAGGAAACGGTCACCGTGGATACGGGCCCGAaggcagctggtgtgtgtgtgtgtgtgcgtggtcgtTTGAATAATGCGTCCTGAATCTGTCAATGCATTCAGAAGGCCGTATGCTCCTGAACAACACCAAAATACAGTAAACAATCCTCTCCTTTGTTTTAGGGGCTTTACCCATGTAGTGGgtttcatttgtttgtttgccccccccccatctctcatccattcccttcatccatctcgccctcctccttctctctatcctgtCGCATTCTCagaccaccaccccccacaccacacacacacacacacaagcctgcagCAACAGTTGGAAGCTGTTTCCATTGGGTTAGGGTCGGGGGCAGTTAGAAACATCATAGGCCGTCCAGAACAACTCATAATAATCTTAAGGGTTgtgtttggtttgtgtgtgtaacacttATACGCATCATATTGTTTGCGCGGTACATGTGTGAGACAGGCACCAATGAGTGagagtttgtgagagagaaagtggggttttaatgccccccccctcacacacacacacactcgctcccccacacacacacacaagattaaGGCCAGTTATTCTAATTGGTCTACAAAGAGCTGACGGGCTGCTCTTCTGTGCCCCATCTGTGCCtagcaacaccacacacacacacacgcgcacacacactgtaacaacaCAACACTAACACGCAGTAAAATGACAGGAAAACAGAGGCATGATCAGGCTATCAGGaggccagactcacacagacaggctgaggtCACAGGGCACaggaagcagggaggaggagataagaGGGAAAGTGGAAAAATGACCGAatggaaagaatgagagagcggaggaatgatagcgagagagagacagagatagagagacagagagatagaggagagagacagagagagtgagagagagagacagagatagagagacagagagagagtgagagagagagatagagagacagagagatagaggagagagacagagagggagagtgagagagagagagagagagagagagagagagagggagagagagagagagagagagagagagagagagagagagagagagagagagagagagagggataagggaCAGGACAGAAGCCTTACCTTGACGTCTGAGAAGAATATCTTGAGCATGTTGGAGGAGGGGTATCTGGTGTAGAAGAACATGAGCTTGGCCTTCTTCAGGTGGTTAGGAGACAAGCCTTCCTGGATCTGGGCAGGACAGGGTTAAGGAGCAACGATTCGCTTCCTTCACTgtgctttggtgtgtgtgtgtttgggtgtgtgtgtgtgttcccgtgtCTAGGGAGGATTTGAGGCTAATCAGAATGTTGGCAATTAGATTTAtgtgcacacgcaaacacacacacatcacgtacacacacagagagatgatgagagGCTTCTACCACAGCcaggaaaggtgtgtgtgtgtgtgtgtgtgtgtgggacccagctgtgcctcctctctctccatgttgcCATTTCCCGGCCACATTAACAGCTCTATAATCTATCagaggagacggggggggggggggggggggggcaatcaaTGAAACCCCCACAAGGTCAATtaacaacccccccacccacttctcacacacacacacacatagaagggTGAAAACACCCAGGAGACCTGCGACAGATAGatttgagggaggggaggtggggaggcaaTGTATGGGGATggggcagagaggtgggggtgggtggaggagagagagaggggatggagacagaggcgGGGAGGCAGACAGCGAGAGCTGCGGAGGAAGACCGCGCAAgcgacagaagaagaagaagagaggaagtccCGGGTTAGCAGTTAGCACGACTTGTTAGCGATAATCTGTCACAACAGTCTGACACTCACAGGGCTgagaagccgtgtgtgtgtgtgtgtgtgtgtgtgtgtggggaggggatgtgtttgtgtttgactgggtgtgagtgtgttagtgtgttggggggggttcTTTTGTAAGGCAAAACACTGTTACCTCACAACTGAGTCATCCTACCTCCTCTTTCCTACAAGGGAGACTCATTTTTCGtagaaatgacacacacacgcgcgtgtgcacacacatacaaacacacacatacaataacaCTTTGCCAATCGTGCCTCAGCTCGGATCAAGGTCGAAAAAGGGAATAATGCCCAAATAAATATGAAGCACTcatagggagggtgtgtgtgtgtgtgtgaggatgggtatggagtgtgttgtgtgtgtgtgtgtgtgaggatgggtatagagtgtgttgtgtgtgtgtgaggatggctATGGTAGCTAAAGGGAGCTCCTGAATAAACAGCACAGCTGGGGATGGGATgttccctgtcccccccccccctctctctccccctcctcaccctgcctgttccctgtcccccctctctctctccccccctcctggccctgcctgttccctgtcccccctctctctccccctcctcaccctgcctgttccctgtccccccccccctctctctccccctcctcaccctgcctgttccctgtcccccctctctctcccccctcctggccctgcctgtgtgtgtgtgttacacaggACAGACAATAACAGCTGAAATCTGACCTATCTGCCAGGTGTACAGGAcaagggcagggggcagggacaCGGAGGATAggagtgaagagagggagagagagaagggaatggtaagggaggagtgggggagggttaGCACATCCATAAATTAATGCTGGACATCTGCTCAGTAACATAAAGgattacagaaacacacagacctgaggatggctgtgtgtgtgtgtgtgtaccaaacGGAAAAATACAAAAGTGAGGAATGATtcctcttaacccccccccccacacacacacacacacgtgggcgAACATGAGATGACCTACAACAGAACTGGAGTATTGGAGTGTGTGTTGAAGTTTCCCTGAGGAGAATGACTGTCCTGTTGTTGTCTGGCTTGTGTCAATAGTTTTGccttccagcctccctccctcacctgacaACAGATCTTCCCTGCGATAAGCTCACAAAACAACCCCCACACTGCAGGTTACACAGGCtactgtgtaggtgtgtgtgtgtgcacactcttgtgtgtttttatttccTTTGGAACCCTAACTTAACCCATTTCATGCAAATACCCAACTGCCAGCAAGGCTATGCTCCTTGGGATGcaaagaggctgtgtgtgtgtatatctgtctgtgtgcatgtgtgtgtctctgtgtgtgtctctgtgtgtgtctgtgtgtgtgtgtgtgtgtgtgtgtgtgtgtgtgtgggcggtaaGTGTATGTACAGACATGCTGTTGTATGGATGAAATAAACATCTAACTCTTTAACTGCTCTTTGATAATGACCAGCAGCCTTGTCTCATCTCTGTAGCACCTGCTCTCGCTGGACTTGGATTTGAAAGTCCTGTTTTTCTGTTCACTTTGTTCTTcaaacgtgtgagtgtgtgtgtgttctgatgctgtgtgtgtgtgctccagcacagtgtgtgtgtgagagtgtgtgagagagagagagagagagagagagagagggagagagagagagagagagagagagagagagagagagagagagagagagagagagagagattatcctGAACACAGTGTACTGGATGGGATGAGCCTCTCAATATGAAAGGTTAAGAATGAAAGATAAACAGCTACCTGCAAAACACCTGCCAACATGAGCCGaccatgaaagagagagagtgtgtgtgtgtgtgtgcaggacacaTGGAAAACTGagtagcacgcacacacaaacaactggCAAAACAACTGCAGTGTTTGTGAGTTATTTCGTCTGTCAACACTATCACTATAACTGAGGATCTATGGACGTCAGCGAGACCGAAAAAACAGGAGAGGATACAGCTGTTGAGGATGACTGCTGTTGAAATCAATTATACGACTTAATTACGTCTCAACCAAGTGTAATGTAACGTATTACAAactgagggaaagaaagaaaatctaGAAACATTATTTTCTTAGAAATCCCATGTCTTTGTGccccttctgtctctgtccaggTTAGTAAGGACAGCCCTCACCCTCACATCCCTTTCTGTCTTTGAAACATGATTAGCTTTGAGCTGCTATGTACAAAGtcttacctcacacacacacagacacacacagaccatgaaATATGATTTGCTTTGAGCGTTTATGTACAAAGTCTTAATGATGAAAGAGGATTTGAACagcgcaagtgtgtgtgaggacaggaaagatggagtgagtgtgtgtgtgggagagagcgagaaggggGGAGGTTCTCAACACCTCAGAGAACCACTCCCTACTGCTTGAAAGCTTGAAAGGCTGGAGACCAGCGTGCGACCTGTTTAATCTTCCCCTTGCAAGACCCGCGCGAACCTTTTCATCCCCCCCCTACCAGCAGAACACAGGGGTTGAAGCAGGAACCAATTAATGAAGATTAATGGAAATTAAGGACTTTCACAGTTAGTACCGTGACTGCTACTGCCACCAAGATGTTTCCGAGCAACAGGCTAGTGTgtgccaaagtgtgtgtgtgtgtgtctgaaactgagtgtgggtgtgtcggtgtgtgtgagactgtatgTGTGAGGCTCCCAGGCTGATGTGAAACAGAGAAGCTGAACTGAATCTGTTTTTAGTTCCATATGCCatcgaaccacacacacacacacacacacacacacacacacacacagggtctccACTACGCTTGGTAAGGATACAGTGCTGCCGGAGTAGGGTGAGATGTCGCTCATGTCTTGGAGGTCTCCACACTCGGACTTGATGAGGGACAGGGACAGCCCCTCGCCGCCTCCTCCGTGCTGCGACGGAGAGCTCTGCCTCAGGTGGTGGtgtccaagatggccgcctccGCTCACCGCCATCTTGGTTCTGAGGATCATGGTTTCCCTGGAGAGGTCCAGGGACTCTGGGGAGGAGCGTGTGTCCTTCCCCCCCATGTAGGCACCTCCGTGGTGCCCCAGGGGGCTCTGGAAGGGGTAGCCCATGAGcgggaggggaaaggggtggCGGAACGAGGGGGGGCTGAAGCccagggaggcggagagaggggaggggtggagggaggggtggtgagggtggggctggggcagggaggggctggggtgcTCCGCGCCGCTCTTCCTGACCACCAGGGGCAGCGCCTCCGTCTGGTCGTTGGCGGGCGGGACGGCGCTCAGACCCCCGAACGAGTCGAGGGGGCTGGGAATGAGGACGTCGCCAAAGCACTGCAGTCTCTGATTGGCCGAGTGGAAGTTGGGGCTGTCTCCGTTCAGGCTCATGTTCATGGTGAGGCCGGGGAAACGGGAGtcgggggtgaggctgggcagGGGTTGGAAGGCCTGGGGGGCGGAGGTGTTGGGGGGGCGGTGGTGCTGGTGGCTGGCGGGGGGGGCCTTGGGGGAGGAGAAGCCCTTGACCACAGTGTCCACCACCTGCGACATGGCAGAGTTCAGTTCCTGTTTCAGGGTCTCGGCCAGCTGCCTCGCCCCCGTGTGTGCGGAGCCcttgcctcccctctcccccctcctccccccgtccaCCTTCCCCctcactgcctccctctcctcctcttcctccctgccttcctccccttctccgtCCAGCAGGGCCTGTTCCCTCAGCAGGGCGCGCGCCCGGTCCAGGAACAGGCCCGGGTCCAGCTCCGACAGGTCGTCCTGGTGACGGCCGTCTCCTCGGTGACGGTTGCCCCCGGCGGCGGCGGTGGAGGAGGCGTTGTTGCGGTCCCTgtgcctctcctccaggccgTCGGAGCGGATGCTGTCCTCTGATAGGTTGCCATCCTCgtccctctctccgctctcctgctctccgctctcctcctcctccgtctccgaGTCATAGATCTGATAAAACTTCTCCTGCAGCTGACGAAGCTGCTTCTGCAAGCACAACCATGTCCAGCATGTCACTACTGATAACACTATACCGTATGTTAGGTAGTGAGTGACTTAGCCATTGAGTTAGCTAGTTTGTCAGTGACTTAGTCAGCTAGTGAGTTAGTGAGTTGCCTATTAAGTTAGCTAGTTAGTCAGTGAGTTAGTTAGCTAGTGAGTTAGCTAGTGAGTTAGCAAGTGagttagtgagtgagtgacttaGTTAGCGAGTGACTTAGTTAGCTAGTGAGTTAGTGAGTGACTTAGTTAGCTAGTGACTTAGTTAGCTAGTGAGTTAGTGAGAGACTTAGTTAGCTAGTGAGTTAGTGAGAGACTTAGTTAGCTAGTGAGTTAGTGAGTGAGTTAGTGACTTAGTTAGCGAGTGACTTAGTTATCTAGTGAGTTAGTGAGTGATTTAGTTAGCTAGTGAGTTAGTGAGTGACTTAGTTAGCTAGTGagttagtgagtgagtgacttaGTTAGCGAGTGACTTAGTTATCTAGTGAGTTAGTGAGTGATTTAGTTAGCTAGTGAGTTAGTGAGTGATTTAGTTAGCTAGTGAGTGAGCCAAACAGATGGTCATACCTGCATGTCTTCCAGCTGCAGTTTGAGCTggcgtctctcctccagcctctgctcCTGGCGAGCGCACACCAGCTGTGTGaagctgtgctgctgctggggcagACGCTGCTTCCGCTTGTTCTCCCTGCATCCGTCGCCCGGCCTGGagcctggggggctgggggcctgcTGCCGCAGGGGTGGGCTCTCCCTCACCTGGCgcccccgctccctctcccgctcgcGGCCCTCCCCCTCGCGCTCCCGCTCGCCCGGACGCAGCGACGCCACGCAGGGCGAGTGGCTCATGCCCCGGATGATGTTCTCC
It encodes:
- the prox1a gene encoding prospero homeobox protein 1a gives rise to the protein MPDHDSSSLLSRQTKRRRVDIGVKRTVGGVIFAQARETLLDAMNQSHGAEQDGDCSLVPHSHRGTNGEGEKSNVLRKLLKRANSYEDAMTPFPGATIISQLLKSNMGKNGGSEGGFQGSGGLSSTGSEIHAEDACSSSSRDRDSPQDCLSPGPPPFGRPSPLSPGPPPFGRPSPLSAHPPLSSFDLERLSDEHLRAKRARVENIIRGMSHSPCVASLRPGEREREGEGRERERERGRQVRESPPLRQQAPSPPGSRPGDGCRENKRKQRLPQQQHSFTQLVCARQEQRLEERRQLKLQLEDMQKQLRQLQEKFYQIYDSETEEEESGEQESGERDEDGNLSEDSIRSDGLEERHRDRNNASSTAAAGGNRHRGDGRHQDDLSELDPGLFLDRARALLREQALLDGEGEEGREEEEEREAVRGKVDGGRRGERGGKGSAHTGARQLAETLKQELNSAMSQVVDTVVKGFSSPKAPPASHQHHRPPNTSAPQAFQPLPSLTPDSRFPGLTMNMSLNGDSPNFHSANQRLQCFGDVLIPSPLDSFGGLSAVPPANDQTEALPLVVRKSGAEHPSPSLPQPHPHHPSLHPSPLSASLGFSPPSFRHPFPLPLMGYPFQSPLGHHGGAYMGGKDTRSSPESLDLSRETMILRTKMAVSGGGHLGHHHLRQSSPSQHGGGGEGLSLSLIKSECGDLQDMSDISPYSGSTIQEGLSPNHLKKAKLMFFYTRYPSSNMLKIFFSDVKFNRCITSQLIKWFSNFREFYYIQMEKFARQAINEGVAGVEDLGVGRESELYRALNMHYNKANDFEPPASSLHPQIPAPLPQPPPQILLHSPSLQPQIPAPLPQLQPPPPDPCSTPPASSLHPQIPAPFPQPPASTPDPCSTPPASSLQPQIPAPLPQTPASNPRSLLHSPSPQPPAPDPCSTPPASQPA